The DNA region GAATATGTCTACGAAAGCTAGACTTGCTACCTGATTCACTATGTTAATGAGCACAACATGAGATTCCGACTTCTAATAACTGTAACCATTTCGATCATTCTTTATTCTAGCGCTGTTTCGATGTTCTCGCAGTCATCAAATTCTAGCTCTTCAATAACGACTGAGTCCGAACCAGCACGATCGATAGATATTAGTCAGATTTGGGGTGCTAGTAAGTTAGGTGACTTTAGCATGCCAGATGATTCGTTCTATGATACATATGAACCAAAAGTTGAACAGTTGATCATTGAGCAAGAATCCGAAGTTATTTCCGAGGATATTCGGCTTCTAAGATACAGGCTGGGAGGTGACGAAGACCTTCTAGAGTACGTTGAGATGACGAGAGATATACTGCCTTCGATCGAAGATGAACTTAGCGATCTACATAGCCGAAAACAGGAGGTGTGTTTTGACCTCACTGAAATATGCAGGGTTGTTGAGAACATCCTCCGCATTGAAGCTAGGGTTGAGAGACTACGAGATCTTCGAAAGATTTCTACCTATCCAGATTTACAAAGTGACCTTTCCTATTCTCTTTCAGTCCTCCTTGCTTCGCTTGAGGATGAAAAATCGTATCTTGATCATCTTCTTCTAGATCAAGCGATTGACAGCATAGTAGTCCAAGAAGTGGAGGGGCTAGTCGCAACACAAGTGGACTACGAAGCTGTCATTGATCGTCATTATGCTACGGCATCGCTTTAGTCGTTCATAAACTTCTGCCGAAGCCATCTGATCTCAGATCCTCACGCCCAGTCCCGAGTATACCAAAATTTTGTTGCAGGTTCATGATAGTCTTCGGATCAAATTGAGTTTGCATGGTCCGCGAGATAATCGGATGGGTTAGCTATCAAATTCTATTCTGGGATACTTCCTCTCAAGGTCAAGAAATCGAGATAAAGTTAGGCAGCCTTAAAATATAAGACAAAAATCAGCATCTGGATTCTAGAAGGATGATATTTAAGGATTTCTAAACTTTCAAGCGAGATATCTTCCTTGGGTTTACTCCCCTAATAACAGGCAGTTTCAAAAAGTCATATCTGGCTAGATTTTTGCAACTCTTCAAAAAAAATATACCGGATTGAACACTGTAAAGATTCATTGCAATGCGAGGTAACTATGAAAATCAACATGCTCATGTTGCTGTTGATAAGCATCGTGGCTTGTCAACAGCAACCCTTAAGCCCCAAACGAGTCACACGTACTGCTGGTGAAGCTGCGCCAAGCAAAATTTCTGATGAAGAACTCTCCGAATTGGAGGATATGGATCTGCCTAAAGAGACTGAGGACCCTGAAATCATCGAAGTTGATTGGGACGGACAAACGTTTAAGTCTATTGGCTCAAAATACGACTTAATTCCTGTTAACTAGGAGAAACGAACATGCTTCATAGAGTCTTTCTATTATTTTGGGGGCTGTGCACAGTGTCTTGTCAGCCCGATATCAGCATTCAAACGCAAATTGAAAACGCCCTAGAAAAAGGCCCAAAAAGTCAACAGACACCAGTATCTGAACCTCCAAGAAAGCAAGAGACCCGGTGGGGTTTAAGCTTAGTTCATGATCACCAAGATACAAATATTCCTAAGTGGATCCGCTACGATGCTAGTCAACAGCCGTTCATTGATAAGGAAAAACTGGACTCTTGGATTACCAATTTCTTAGCCGAAAGCTCTTCTCTATTGCAACTCCCTGCGGATCAACTAGTTGCCCTTCCTCAAAAGATACGTTTAGCTCCTGGAATGGAGGTTCGATCATTTCGTCGCGAAATCAATGGCATTCCCGTGGACAAGGCCTATCTTGATCTTGTGTTTCACATATCTTCGGATCACCGATACTCTCTTCGAGAGGTCGTCAACCGTAGTTTTTCCCATGTACCAATAGTCGCCGATGACCTACCTAACGGAATGGAAGAAGAGTTGAAACCCTATGGTGACATCCTGGGCCGCAAGTCTATCTTCTATCCAACTGAAATTGATGGTAGGATGAATCTTATTGAAAGTACTCGTTGGGATATTATCGATGCCAATGGTGTGCTACGCTCAATAACAATGGAACACTCAAATCAAAGCATTGTAGAGGCCTATGACTATCGTCACCATGCTCCTCCTAAATTCTCTCTTGCTGCGGAGGTCTGGAAGCGATCACCGGTGAATCAGTTGAAATCCCTCAAGCACTTGCCATTAACAAACATTACTAAAGATGGAGTTGCCTCCACAACGACACTGGATAGTGGATTGGATTTTGATGCTTCAGGTGCGCTGGCTATTACACTTGGTAGTGATCGCTACGATGTGATTACCCCTGGTGGCAATACCCCCTTGGAAGTAGCCGTAACTGTTGATCCAACGGGTAAAGTAACACCTCCTAACGCTCTAGCTGAAAGAGGAATGCATGTATATACGAGTTTTCATGAGATTAATCGATTCACGCGCCGATTTATTTCACCTTCTGAAACGACCTATCTAGATCAAAAAATTCCTATACTTTTCAATTCAACGATCCAGGATGCAAACTGTAATGCCTTCTATAACAGGCAGCAAAATCCTGTGATAGTCTTTGGAAACTGTGATCAGGCTGACTTTGTGGATTCCCTTGCTGATTTTTCTGATGTTAGCTATCACGAGTGGGGGCATGGTTTAGATGACTATACCGGAAGAACGTTAGGGATTCAGGACCAAGCCTTTTCAGAAGGTATTGGTGACATGATCGGGTCGTTATTCATGAATACCTCTGACATGAGCCCTGGTTTCAACGGTAACCAATACAATCCCGGTAGAAGTCCTAAAAACGTAGCCATGGCTCCCTACAATGGGAACAATCCTTACCAGGAAATGTTGATCTTTAATGGCTCGATCTGGGATATGCACGATGCTCTAGTTCAGAGATATGGTTTGATCAAGGGTAGCTATACTTCGCAGCGTTTGTTTTTTAGGCATCTTCTGATGGCTGATAGCTATCAAGAGTCCTATGAAATCATATTGCGCTTAGACGATGACGATAATAACGCCATGACAAGATCCCCAAATCACTGTCTCATCAACCAAGCTTTTGCTAATCATGCTTTAGCAACATTAGAGCCTAATTGTCAGGACCAAGTTATACCACCTACTATTCCCGTTGATCAAAGCATCTATACCATGTTTTTGAATCCTGAAGAGAATCAGTCAACCCTACTAGTTTCAGCTGATGAAGGGGAGGCTCTTGCTATGTGTATAGGGAAACTTAAGGAGTGTGAATCCTTGGATCCATCCGAAATTGAATTTGAGAAAGTTATTGTGGATGATCAGGAAAAAGCATTCTTTCGTAGTAAAACAGCAGTTGCGACTAATGAGTTCGAGTATCTAACATTTACAGTCTTCAATGATGGGATACCAACTGGAGCTAGAACAATCAAAGTTGTGACCAAATAACGAAACCTGAATTTGACGGAGCCATGCACGCGATTGCAAGGAGGTTAGGCAATGTTACTAGTAGAGAAACTGAAAATTTTGTTCCGGCTCTATTTGATGTTTGTGATAGCAGCGGTGCTACCTTCCTGCTCCGAAAAGCCAGAACCTTACAGCAGATCAGTGAGGAGCCAGGATGTTGTGGACGGTAAGAATGCAAGCCCTAGCTCCAACAAAAGCTCCGAAAATAAGACCGAATCGCAAGAGGTAGAGGACGAGGAAAGCCTAGAGGAGATGAATGATCCACCGGAACTGCTAGGGCCTATGATTGAGGAAGTCGCAGATAACATGGACCAGAATGTAGTCGCCAACAGGCTTAAGCTCCTCAGCTCTGACGCTATGGCAGGTCGATTGACAGGTTCTGCTGGGCATGCTGATGCCGTCACGTATTTTGCTGGTAAGTTACAAGAGTTTGGGTTTAGCCCGGCAGGGTCGGTCCCTGGTAGCTATGAGCAAGGGTTCGCCGTTAATTCTCAACAAACTGGAAACGTCATGGGTGTGAACGTGATTGGGAGGCTACCTGGTAATGGTTCTAGCCAAGAAGTTATCGTGGTAGGAGCCCACCTTGATCATTTAGGGACTCAAGGTGCTCAAGTATTCAACGGGGCTGATGATAATGCATCAGGAACTACGGGAGTTTTGAGTCTAGCTGAAGGGCTATCATTTTTTAAAGGAAAATTAGATCGCGATATTTTGATCATTGCTTTTTCTGGTGAAGAACTTGGTCTTCTGGGTAGCAAGCACTTTGTCGCAAACCCTACTATTGATCGCTCTAGGATAAAATTCATGTTGAATCTCGATATGGTGGGGTATGGTGGCGGTCAAGTCTATGGGATTAGGTTTGCTGCGATTCCAATCCTAAAGGAGCTACTCACGGACCGAGCAACTCGCTACAATATTAACCTAGTATATGATGACAGCAAGGACGGTGCTTCCGATCACATTTCGTTTGCAGAAGTTGGTATTCCTGTAGGTACTTTTCATACTGGCCTTCATGACAACTACCATCAAATTACTGATACAGAAGAAAAAATCGATTACACTAGCTTGACAGCTATCAGCCAGATGACCTTCGACTTTATCGCTCATGCAGCATCATTACCGAACCTCGCTATT from Pseudobacteriovorax antillogorgiicola includes:
- a CDS encoding M28 family peptidase — its product is MLLVEKLKILFRLYLMFVIAAVLPSCSEKPEPYSRSVRSQDVVDGKNASPSSNKSSENKTESQEVEDEESLEEMNDPPELLGPMIEEVADNMDQNVVANRLKLLSSDAMAGRLTGSAGHADAVTYFAGKLQEFGFSPAGSVPGSYEQGFAVNSQQTGNVMGVNVIGRLPGNGSSQEVIVVGAHLDHLGTQGAQVFNGADDNASGTTGVLSLAEGLSFFKGKLDRDILIIAFSGEELGLLGSKHFVANPTIDRSRIKFMLNLDMVGYGGGQVYGIRFAAIPILKELLTDRATRYNINLVYDDSKDGASDHISFAEVGIPVGTFHTGLHDNYHQITDTEEKIDYTSLTAISQMTFDFIAHAASLPNLAIQSLRIRPDLPNGYTADELELHSSDVIHGMPLLKPYFWDDETAYSAMVPKNRSLGKKLNFEASHRH